In Parus major isolate Abel chromosome 8, Parus_major1.1, whole genome shotgun sequence, a single window of DNA contains:
- the TMEM125 gene encoding transmembrane protein 125 encodes MPELAELSSPRTPADADHIQRNILEEHVELWWFQDPKKSILCYGMAVVLIMACGIGGIILLYSTSSRSGEWRLAVGTTLCLLALLVLLKQLLSSAIQDMNCIHSRDQIELLKSGGFSDCLVLLLSALVLLVCGVVLTILSTTTMQLSPARPLASMFTSGVILLTAGSAILLCLLLYLLCTSCRRAAPRSLETGEIRVFTISGRLAGNRRLPPTSSMANLI; translated from the coding sequence atgccagagctggcagagctgagcagccccCGCACCCCTGCGGATGCGGACCACATCCAGAGGAATATCTTGGAAGAGCATGTGGAGCTTTGGTGGTTCCAGGACCCAAAAAAGTCCATCCTGTGCTATGGGATGGCCGTGGTGCTGATCATGGCCTGCGGGATCGGGGGCATCATCCTGCTGTACAGCACTAGCAGCCGGTCTGGTGAGTGGCGGCTCGCCGTGGGCACCACACTCtgcctcctggccctgctggtgctgctgaagcagctgctgagctctgcaatCCAGGACATGAATTGCATCCACAGCCGGGATCAGATCGAGCTCCTGAAGAGCGGAGGCTTCTCGGactgcctggtgctgctgctgagcgccctggtgctgctggtctGCGGGGTGGTGCTCACCATCCTCTCCACCACCACCatgcagctcagccctgcacgGCCGCTGGCCAGCATGTTCACCAGCGGGGTCATCCTCCTGACTGCTGGTAGTGCcatcctcctctgcctgctgctatACCTGCTGTGCACCTCCTGCCGCCGGGCGGCTCCTCGGAGCCTGGAGACCGGCGAGATCCGCGTCTTCACCATCTCCGGCCGCCTGGCTGGAAACAGGCGGCTTCCTCCCACCTCCAGCATGGCCAACCTGATCTGA
- the C8H1orf210 gene encoding type III endosome membrane protein TEMP: MAPTCLLCWFCSLLCAWSVGMGQPCSLDHQGWADCSGKSLQHPPSSLPRNITSLDLSFNSLVMPHHRTLLKHFPSLHSLNLSSNAKLTLSPGVFSNLGALLLLDLSSCGITYIHMDTFKGLGNLHTLLLRNNSLQELDVPFLLPLKALLHLDLQHNALVSVDTWSLQLMETVPQVRLEGNPWVCDCSAHPLQQWLQRRRAVQVTCLSPPALRGQDITALDSQDLGCQIKQRFARGLSTARQITVTENNTTALPASKGGRSWPYLVGFLATAIGLSILIALAAKCKLVHKNFASYRHQPLPEISSIGGSPMEDSSSWDRGSCGSHSIPDVADLQAEDDDGFIEDNYIQPSEQLPTKGERELHRSM; this comes from the exons ATGGCTCCtacctgcctgctctgctggtTCTGTAGCCTCCTCTGCGCCTGGTCAGTGGGGATgggacagccctgcagcctTGACCACCAG GGATGGGCCGACTGCAGTGGGAAGAGCCTTCAGCATCCTCCAAGTTCCCTTCCAAGAAACATCACCAGTTTGGACCTCTCCTTCAACTCCTTGGTCATGCCCCATCACAGGACTCTCTTGAAGCATTTCCCGTCCCTGCACTCTCTCAACCTCTCCAGCAATGCCAAGCTCACGCTGAGCCCAGGAGTCTTCTCCAACCTTGGGGCACTGCTTCTGCTGGACCTGAGCAGCTGCGGCATCACCTACATCCACATGGACACTTTCAAGGGCCTGGGTAACTTACACACACTGCTTCTAAGAAACAACAGCTTGCAAGAGCTTGATGTCCCTTTCCTTTTGCCGCTGAAGGCTCTTCTCCACCTGGACCTGCAGCACAACGCTCTGGTCTCTGTGGACACTTGGAGCCTGCAGCTGATGGAGACAGTCCCGCAGGTCCGTCTGGAAGGGAACCCCTGGGTGTGTGACTGCAGCGCGCACcctctgcagcagtggctgcagcgCAGGCGAG ctgtgcaggtgaCCTGCTTGTCTCCCCCGGCGTTGAGGGGCCAGGACATCACAGCTCTGGATTCTCAGGACCTGGGCTGCCAGATTAAGCAGCGGTTTGCTCGTGGGCTCAGCACAGCACGGCAGATCACAGTGACTGAGAACAACA CCACTGCACTGCCAGCCAGCAAGGGGGGAAGGAGCTGGCCATACCTGGTGGGATTCCTAGCGACAGCCATTGGCCTCTCCATCCTGATTGCACTGGCTGCCAAGTGCAAGCTTGTGCACAAGAACTTCGCCAGCTACCGCCACCAGCCACTGCCCGAAATCAGCTCCATTGGTGGCAGCCCCATGGAGGAtagcagcagctgggacaggggctCCTGTGGGAGCCATTCCATACCTGATGTTGCCGACCTGCAAGCTGAGGATGATGATGGCTTCATCGAGGATAACTACATCCAGCCCAGTGAGCAGCTGCCAACAAAAGGGGAGCGGGAGTTGCATCGCTCCATGTGA